From the genome of Deinococcus sp. AJ005, one region includes:
- a CDS encoding HpcH/HpaI aldolase/citrate lyase family protein encodes MTAPLSPALPLNPWRLNPWQLGASLYTPATRPDLLALGSGRYPSLTSLIYCTEDSVLEADLPLALANLARTLPLLPPPGTGPLRLIRARNPHVLAHLLTLDLRGVSGFVLPKIHAGNLDAYLRVLDASTQPQMPVLLTLETPEALSEVQMTRLRDLILGGGHGPRVAALRIGGNDLMHALGVRRKPGRTLYEGPLERVISMLIGVFKPHGFALSSPVYEVFGDLPTLARELEQDLDYGLCGKTIIHPAQLHTVLDAYRVSESDLLEAQAILAPDAPAVFQMNGRMCEPATHTRWASDILSRARLYGVLETQRHEALHF; translated from the coding sequence ATGACCGCCCCGCTCTCGCCAGCGCTCCCCTTGAACCCCTGGCGACTGAATCCCTGGCAACTGGGGGCCAGCCTGTACACCCCAGCCACCCGGCCCGATCTGCTGGCGCTGGGGTCCGGGCGCTACCCGTCCCTGACCAGCCTGATCTACTGCACCGAGGATTCCGTGCTGGAAGCCGATCTGCCCCTGGCACTGGCAAATCTGGCGCGCACGCTGCCGCTGCTGCCCCCACCCGGCACCGGGCCACTGCGCCTGATCCGCGCCCGCAACCCACACGTTCTGGCGCACCTGCTGACACTGGACCTACGCGGGGTCAGCGGCTTCGTGCTGCCCAAGATTCACGCGGGGAATCTGGATGCGTACCTGCGCGTGCTGGACGCCTCTACCCAGCCGCAGATGCCCGTGCTGCTCACACTGGAAACCCCGGAAGCCCTCAGCGAGGTGCAGATGACCCGACTGCGCGACCTGATTCTGGGCGGCGGCCACGGCCCCCGCGTGGCCGCCCTGCGGATCGGCGGCAACGACCTGATGCACGCGCTGGGGGTGCGCCGCAAGCCGGGGCGCACGCTGTATGAGGGACCGCTGGAACGTGTGATCAGCATGCTCATCGGCGTGTTCAAACCCCACGGTTTCGCGCTGTCCAGTCCAGTCTATGAGGTCTTTGGCGACCTGCCCACGCTGGCCCGCGAACTGGAACAGGACCTGGATTACGGGCTATGCGGCAAGACCATCATCCACCCGGCACAACTTCACACCGTGCTGGACGCCTACCGCGTGTCGGAGTCCGATTTGCTGGAAGCGCAGGCGATCCTCGCGCCAGACGCGCCCGCCGTCTTTCAGATGAACGGGCGCATGTGCGAACCGGCCACTCACACGCGCTGGGCCTCGGACATCCTGAGCCGCGCCAGGCTGTACGGCGTGCTGGAAACGCAGCGGCACGAGGCGCTGCACTTCTGA